CTGATCCTGTCCCGTCCCCTTCCGCAGCCTCCATGGGCGAGCCGGCGGCAACGGTGATCGTGTTCCGTCATGCGCGGGAAACGGGGGCTGCGGAAATCCTGCTGGTCGAGCGTTCGTCCCGTCTGGCCTTTGCCGGTGGAGCGACGGTCTTTCCCGGTGGCAAGGTCGATCCTGCCGACCGTGCGCTGGCCGTTCACGAGATGGCGCGCAAGGCGCGCGAAGGCGCGGGGCTGGACCCTGAAGACGTGGCGGGCAGGATCGCCGCCGTGCGTGAAACGCTGGAGGAAACAGGCTTGCTGGTCGCTCTGGTCGCCGCGAGCGGAGAGGCTGCCCCCTTCACGGCGGTTTCGGCCCGGGCCGCGCGAGTGATGCTGGTGGAGGAAGGGGGCGCGCTGGCGCCGGTGCTTGCCCGGTTTGGCTGGTCGCTCGATCTCGAAGGGCTGGTGCCCTGGGCCCGCTGGTGGCCGCGCGACAAGCCGGGGCGGATCTTCGATACCCGGTTCTATCTGGCCGATCTGGGGACTGGTGCGGTCGATCTGGCCGTCGATGGCACCGAAAACCGGCGGCTGTTCTGGGCCAGTGCGCGCGATGCGCTGGCGCTGGCCGACAAGGGCGCGATCCACATCATCTATCCCACGCGCCGCAATCTCGAACGTCTGGCCGATTTTCCCGATTTCGCGGCCTGCCGGGCCCATGCGCAGACCATTCCGGTCGTGCCGATCTCGCCGCGCATGGTGCTGCGCGAGGGATGCGAGTGGCTGATGATTCCGCCCGGCCATGGCTATCCGGTTCTTGGCGAACCGCTGCGAGGGGCAATCCGCGACTGAATGCCACGCCGATGCACGATGGACTTGCATCCACAATCGAGAATATGGCAGGGCGGATTTGAACCAATAAGGATAAGTATTTATCCTAAGGTTTGTTCCTATGCCCTTCCGCGGCGGCTCGGGGTGAATGCTTAAGCGCGCGTGATGTAGGGCAGGGG
The genomic region above belongs to Novosphingobium sp. IK01 and contains:
- a CDS encoding NUDIX hydrolase gives rise to the protein MMIDPPPDPVPSPSAASMGEPAATVIVFRHARETGAAEILLVERSSRLAFAGGATVFPGGKVDPADRALAVHEMARKAREGAGLDPEDVAGRIAAVRETLEETGLLVALVAASGEAAPFTAVSARAARVMLVEEGGALAPVLARFGWSLDLEGLVPWARWWPRDKPGRIFDTRFYLADLGTGAVDLAVDGTENRRLFWASARDALALADKGAIHIIYPTRRNLERLADFPDFAACRAHAQTIPVVPISPRMVLREGCEWLMIPPGHGYPVLGEPLRGAIRD